A single window of Granulicella mallensis MP5ACTX8 DNA harbors:
- a CDS encoding SDR family oxidoreductase: MKKIIVITGASSGFGALAARALANAGHTVYASMRETSGRNAPQVKDAEKYAADHKVDLRTIELDVSSETSCNAAIQQIISQNGRLDVVVHNAGHMVFGPAEAFTPEQLAELYDVNVLSTQRVNRAALPELRKQRNGLVVWVSSSSAAGGTPPYLAPYFAAKAGMDALAVVYSRELARWGIETSIIVPGAFTGGTNHFAHAGHPADAARAAEYDSGPDAGLGDQALKGFASIVPPDADASAVATAIVKVVDAPFGKRPFRVHVDPTQDGAEVVNAVSDRVRAELLRRIGLGDLLEPRSYGEKSH, encoded by the coding sequence ATGAAAAAGATCATCGTCATCACGGGTGCATCGAGCGGATTTGGGGCACTAGCGGCCCGTGCACTGGCAAACGCCGGCCACACAGTTTACGCAAGCATGCGCGAAACCTCAGGCAGGAATGCTCCCCAGGTCAAGGACGCGGAAAAGTACGCAGCCGACCACAAAGTGGACCTCCGTACTATCGAACTGGACGTCTCGTCTGAGACATCGTGCAATGCCGCGATCCAGCAAATCATCTCCCAGAATGGGCGACTGGATGTTGTTGTTCATAACGCTGGTCATATGGTCTTTGGTCCGGCCGAAGCTTTCACGCCAGAGCAACTTGCGGAGCTATACGACGTCAACGTGCTCAGCACTCAACGCGTCAATCGGGCAGCCTTACCCGAACTTCGCAAGCAGCGGAATGGTCTTGTGGTCTGGGTATCGAGCAGCAGCGCAGCGGGAGGTACCCCTCCCTATCTTGCTCCTTATTTCGCTGCCAAGGCCGGCATGGATGCCCTGGCCGTGGTCTACTCGCGTGAGTTAGCGCGCTGGGGCATCGAGACATCTATCATCGTTCCCGGCGCCTTTACCGGCGGAACGAATCACTTCGCACACGCCGGACATCCTGCGGACGCAGCACGTGCTGCGGAATATGACTCCGGTCCCGATGCTGGCTTAGGAGATCAGGCACTCAAAGGCTTTGCCTCCATCGTGCCCCCGGATGCAGATGCCTCCGCTGTCGCGACAGCGATCGTAAAGGTCGTCGATGCTCCCTTCGGCAAGCGGCCGTTCCGGGTACACGTTGATCCGACGCAGGACGGTGCGGAAGTCGTCAACGCAGTCTCTGATCGAGTGCGCGCCGAACTTCTCCGTCGCATCGGTCTTGGCGACCTGCTGGAACCTCGGTCGTATGGCGAGAAATCACACTAA
- a CDS encoding alkene reductase, with the protein MSAPTNIVSSGSVKTLFSPIRVGPLTLSHRVVMAPLTRLRSQIPGDVPVDLMAEYYGQRASEGGLIVSEGATVSIGGRGYLGAPGIYSEEQIAGWRRVTEAVHAKGGYIFLQLWHVGRVSHVDMTNCEMPVAPSVVPFEGIVVTRNGFVPPSPHRALEIEEIPKLIGEFRKAAWNAKAAGFDGVEIHGANGYILDQFLQDGTNKRTDSYGGPIQNRARLLFEVLDVTAAVWGEDRVGVRLSPNSTYNAMFDSDPEATFGYVADRLNRYALAYLHVIEPRVKGIETVGEGQPPVASALLRKIYKGNILAAGGFDPASAEAIIERNDADMVAFGRYFISNPDLPKRIQLGLPLNDYDRETFYNNDARGYTDYPFYDE; encoded by the coding sequence ATGTCTGCTCCCACCAATATCGTTTCCAGTGGATCGGTGAAGACGCTTTTTTCGCCGATCCGCGTCGGACCGTTGACGCTCTCACATCGTGTAGTGATGGCACCTCTCACGCGGCTGCGTTCGCAAATTCCTGGGGACGTTCCTGTCGACCTGATGGCCGAGTATTACGGGCAGCGTGCATCAGAAGGCGGTCTCATCGTCTCGGAGGGTGCCACAGTGTCTATCGGTGGCCGTGGCTATCTTGGTGCACCTGGCATCTATTCCGAGGAACAGATCGCCGGTTGGCGAAGGGTCACGGAGGCAGTCCACGCAAAGGGTGGGTATATCTTTCTGCAACTCTGGCATGTGGGGCGCGTGTCCCATGTCGACATGACCAACTGCGAGATGCCTGTCGCACCTTCGGTTGTTCCATTCGAGGGGATTGTCGTCACCCGCAATGGTTTCGTGCCGCCTTCCCCTCACCGAGCGCTCGAAATTGAAGAGATTCCCAAGCTGATCGGTGAGTTTCGCAAAGCAGCATGGAACGCCAAAGCCGCAGGTTTCGACGGTGTTGAGATTCATGGCGCCAACGGCTACATACTCGACCAGTTTCTTCAAGATGGTACGAATAAGCGCACGGACTCTTATGGGGGGCCAATCCAGAATCGCGCCCGCCTCTTGTTTGAAGTTCTGGATGTAACCGCAGCTGTATGGGGAGAGGACCGTGTCGGTGTACGGCTCTCGCCCAACTCCACATACAACGCGATGTTTGATAGCGACCCTGAAGCGACATTTGGTTATGTGGCCGATCGGCTTAACCGCTACGCCCTTGCCTATCTCCACGTCATTGAACCTCGCGTCAAGGGTATTGAAACAGTAGGCGAAGGCCAACCTCCCGTAGCGTCCGCTCTGCTACGAAAAATTTATAAAGGGAACATTCTCGCCGCAGGTGGTTTTGATCCCGCAAGCGCCGAAGCCATCATCGAGAGAAATGACGCCGATATGGTCGCCTTTGGCCGTTATTTCATCTCCAACCCGGACTTACCAAAACGTATTCAACTTGGGCTGCCGCTTAACGACTACGATCGCGAAACGTTTTACAACAATGATGCACGAGGCTATACCGACTATCCGTTCTATGACGAGTAA
- a CDS encoding NAD-dependent formate dehydrogenase, protein MAKVLCVLYDDPTSGYPPLYARNAIPKIERYPDGQTVPNPKHIDFVPGELLGCVSGELGLRSYLEDLGHTFIVTSDKEGPNSVFEKELPDADIVISQPFWPAYLTAERIAKAKKLKLALTAGIGSDHVDLNAAIKAGITVAEETFSNGICVAEHAVMMILALVRNYLPSHKIAEEGGWNIADCVSRSYDLEGMHVGTVAAGRIGLAVLRRLKPFDVKLHYTARHRSPRAIEDELGLTYHATAEEMAEVCDVISIHAPLYPATEHLFNAKVLNKMRHGSYLVNTARAEICDRDDIVRALESGQLAGYAGDVWFPQPAPANHPWRNMPHNGMTPHMSGSSLSGQARYAAGTREILECWFENRPIRDEYLIVSNGKLAGTGAKSYGVGEAPKGK, encoded by the coding sequence ATGGCAAAGGTATTGTGCGTTCTCTATGATGACCCCACTTCTGGTTACCCACCTCTGTATGCCAGGAACGCTATTCCCAAGATCGAAAGGTATCCGGACGGACAGACCGTTCCTAATCCGAAGCATATTGATTTTGTTCCCGGAGAGCTTTTAGGTTGCGTCTCAGGAGAGTTGGGTCTACGAAGCTATCTCGAAGATCTTGGGCATACCTTCATCGTTACTTCCGATAAGGAAGGCCCAAATTCTGTGTTTGAAAAAGAGCTGCCCGATGCCGATATCGTGATCTCGCAGCCCTTCTGGCCGGCCTATCTCACTGCCGAAAGAATCGCAAAGGCGAAGAAGCTGAAGCTGGCGCTGACCGCCGGGATCGGTTCGGATCATGTTGACCTCAACGCTGCGATCAAAGCCGGCATCACTGTCGCTGAAGAGACCTTCTCCAATGGCATTTGTGTTGCCGAACATGCGGTCATGATGATCCTGGCGCTGGTCCGAAACTATCTTCCATCGCACAAGATTGCCGAGGAAGGTGGCTGGAATATCGCGGACTGCGTCTCACGCTCCTATGACCTCGAGGGAATGCACGTTGGGACGGTTGCCGCAGGCAGAATCGGACTTGCCGTCCTGCGTCGCCTCAAGCCCTTCGACGTCAAGCTCCACTACACTGCCCGGCATCGCAGTCCCAGGGCGATTGAAGACGAGTTGGGCCTGACGTACCACGCAACGGCCGAAGAGATGGCCGAGGTCTGCGATGTGATCAGCATCCATGCCCCGCTTTATCCTGCGACGGAGCATCTCTTCAACGCGAAAGTCCTGAATAAGATGAGGCACGGCTCTTATCTCGTGAATACTGCGCGTGCCGAGATCTGCGATCGGGACGACATCGTCCGCGCACTCGAAAGCGGTCAACTCGCGGGCTATGCGGGAGATGTCTGGTTCCCGCAACCTGCGCCGGCCAATCATCCCTGGAGGAACATGCCACATAACGGAATGACACCGCATATGTCAGGCTCATCGTTATCGGGACAAGCGCGTTACGCCGCAGGGACACGAGAGATTCTGGAGTGCTGGTTTGAGAACCGCCCGATCCGCGACGAATATCTGATTGTGTCGAATGGAAAACTCGCGGGAACCGGAGCCAAGTCTTATGGTGTCGGCGAGGCACCAAAAGGCAAGTAG
- a CDS encoding nuclear transport factor 2 family protein, which produces MSTKQMPNPAPPFTRETAILKVRLGEDGWNTRDPEKVCLAYTVDSHWRNRAEFVTGREEIKHFLTRKWQRELDYRLIKELWAFSDTRIAVRFAYEWHDDSGNWFRSYGNENWEFDEKGIMHHRYACINDLPIKESERKYHWPLGRRPDDHPGLTELGL; this is translated from the coding sequence ATGAGTACAAAACAAATGCCAAACCCCGCACCACCCTTTACACGCGAGACCGCCATTCTGAAAGTACGTCTCGGAGAGGACGGATGGAACACCAGAGATCCTGAGAAGGTCTGTCTGGCATACACCGTTGATAGCCACTGGCGTAACCGAGCGGAGTTTGTCACGGGCCGGGAAGAGATCAAACATTTCCTGACACGAAAATGGCAGCGTGAGCTGGATTATCGGCTTATCAAGGAGTTGTGGGCTTTTAGCGACACTCGCATCGCGGTTCGCTTCGCTTATGAGTGGCACGATGATTCCGGCAACTGGTTTCGGTCTTACGGGAACGAGAACTGGGAGTTCGACGAGAAGGGCATCATGCATCATCGCTACGCATGCATCAATGATCTCCCGATCAAAGAGTCTGAACGAAAGTATCACTGGCCTCTGGGACGCCGTCCGGACGATCATCCCGGATTGACTGAGCTTGGTCTATAG
- a CDS encoding hydrolase, with product MSGIESLLKPEECALLLVDFQAGLAFGVESISRQAIVDNAVALARTAVVFEIPIVVSTSASKVYSGPLLPPLQAVLPDVKSIERRNMNVWEDETAHSAIVATNRRRLIVAGLLTEACVSFPVLSALKEGYEVFVVGDACGGLTQTGHALALQRMEQAGAQLTSWIQVLLELQRDWTRHETYEGARAIVEANGGGYGIGLAYAHTMIHPV from the coding sequence ATGAGTGGTATCGAATCATTACTGAAACCTGAAGAGTGTGCTTTGCTTCTCGTCGATTTCCAGGCGGGGCTAGCCTTTGGCGTGGAGTCGATCTCGCGCCAGGCCATCGTCGATAACGCGGTGGCCCTTGCGCGGACGGCTGTAGTCTTTGAGATCCCCATTGTCGTATCGACTTCGGCTTCAAAGGTCTACAGTGGCCCTCTTCTGCCACCGCTGCAAGCGGTTCTGCCCGACGTCAAGTCAATCGAACGGCGGAACATGAATGTATGGGAGGATGAGACGGCTCACTCGGCAATCGTGGCGACCAATCGCAGGCGGTTGATTGTGGCTGGGTTGCTTACCGAAGCGTGTGTCTCGTTTCCTGTGCTGTCTGCTCTCAAAGAAGGTTATGAAGTCTTCGTTGTCGGTGACGCTTGCGGAGGGCTGACGCAGACCGGGCATGCACTCGCCCTGCAACGAATGGAACAGGCTGGAGCGCAACTCACAAGCTGGATTCAGGTACTGCTGGAACTCCAGCGTGATTGGACGAGGCACGAAACCTATGAAGGTGCCCGAGCGATTGTAGAAGCAAACGGTGGTGGATACGGTATCGGGTTGGCCTACGCGCACACCATGATTCATCCGGTCTGA
- a CDS encoding SDR family NAD(P)-dependent oxidoreductase, with protein sequence MESLQKHVVIITGGSSGIGRAAALSFAAMGARVLITGRRAASLDETAKDQPNIETLVADTAEPKDAARTIARAIELWGRIDVLVNNAGAGAIMPLADVTAERILDIFAVNVLGPSLLAKEALPYLKERKGSIINISSTYGSKPGAALSHYGASKAALEYLTRSWALELAPFGVRVNAIAVGPTETGALEGMMGLSRQQAEAVKQQEREHIPLGRRGLPRDVSRWIVSFADPTSDWITGQVLGVDGGLNLI encoded by the coding sequence ATGGAATCCTTACAGAAACATGTCGTCATCATTACTGGCGGAAGCTCCGGAATCGGACGGGCTGCGGCTCTGTCTTTCGCTGCGATGGGAGCTAGAGTCCTTATCACTGGCAGACGGGCAGCAAGTCTGGATGAGACAGCGAAGGACCAGCCGAATATAGAGACTCTGGTCGCCGACACGGCAGAGCCGAAAGACGCGGCGCGGACGATAGCCCGGGCCATCGAGCTCTGGGGGCGCATTGATGTTCTAGTCAACAATGCAGGAGCGGGGGCGATCATGCCGCTGGCAGACGTTACGGCCGAACGAATCCTCGACATCTTTGCGGTCAACGTTCTAGGTCCATCATTGCTTGCAAAGGAAGCGCTTCCTTACCTGAAAGAGAGGAAGGGTTCAATTATCAATATTTCGAGCACGTATGGCTCAAAACCAGGCGCGGCACTCTCACACTATGGTGCGAGCAAGGCCGCACTCGAATACCTGACTCGTAGTTGGGCTTTGGAGTTGGCGCCCTTCGGAGTTCGCGTGAATGCAATAGCTGTCGGCCCAACAGAGACAGGAGCGCTGGAGGGCATGATGGGGCTTTCAAGACAACAAGCCGAGGCCGTTAAGCAGCAGGAGCGAGAGCATATACCGCTAGGGCGGCGGGGTCTTCCCCGCGATGTCTCCCGCTGGATCGTTTCATTTGCCGACCCAACTTCCGACTGGATCACCGGTCAGGTCTTAGGCGTCGACGGTGGACTCAACCTGATTTAG
- a CDS encoding FAD-dependent oxidoreductase, which translates to MVTSFELAQIPLFELLSPVQREKISRTAADLRVRAGEWLAQEGDIPSFFVVLEGSVEFLKKIGGVTEPMIVYEAEEFFGEVPLLLGARVLVGLRARVDSRILRIDRSQFLELITESRCWSDRILGAMATRVRSVQETIRRTRTERVVLIGDEMHAQCRGILTFLSRCGIPYCWIDRTFDIDRLPENLLIPTEGLVAIVDGQKILPEPTESEMAEALGIQTTPYATAYDVVIIGAGPAGLAAAVCGSSEGLKVLIVEQATPGGQAGTSSRIENYLGFPGGISGDELSDRALCQARRFGAEIVITRRAERIDVTGEEKTVTLNEGLKVRSRSVVLATGVDWRLLEADGIEKMIGHGVVYGASRTEAMAVIGKHIFIVGGGNSAGQAAIYFSGYAAGITMIVRGNGLAQSMSQYLVAEIEKKTNIRVEAHTEVTSVNGVFNLEAITTADRKTGDIKTRKIDALFVMIGAKTDTAWLPVEMLRDEHGYVCTGGDAHGSWPLLRSPYPLETTVPGIFCAGDVRHGSIKRVASGVGEGSTAITFVHQYLALSNQLSSLELLCHQERREPRDGVARQAAL; encoded by the coding sequence ATGGTCACATCGTTCGAACTCGCACAGATACCGCTCTTCGAGCTTTTGTCGCCAGTACAAAGAGAGAAGATCTCCAGGACGGCTGCAGATCTTCGGGTACGAGCTGGAGAGTGGCTGGCTCAAGAAGGTGACATTCCATCATTCTTTGTGGTGCTTGAAGGTAGCGTCGAGTTCCTCAAAAAAATTGGTGGAGTAACAGAGCCGATGATTGTGTATGAGGCCGAAGAGTTTTTTGGAGAAGTTCCTCTTCTGCTCGGCGCCAGGGTACTGGTTGGACTTCGTGCGCGCGTGGATTCTCGAATACTAAGAATTGATAGGTCACAGTTTCTCGAACTGATCACCGAGTCGAGGTGTTGGAGCGATCGGATTCTGGGAGCCATGGCTACACGAGTACGCAGTGTTCAGGAGACAATTCGTCGAACACGAACAGAGAGGGTTGTCCTTATCGGAGATGAGATGCACGCACAGTGCCGTGGCATCCTGACTTTTCTTTCGCGTTGCGGTATTCCATATTGTTGGATTGATCGAACGTTCGATATAGATCGTCTTCCTGAGAATCTACTTATACCGACCGAAGGGTTGGTAGCAATTGTGGACGGGCAAAAGATATTGCCTGAGCCGACAGAAAGCGAAATGGCCGAAGCGCTTGGCATTCAGACGACACCATATGCTACCGCCTATGATGTCGTCATTATCGGAGCCGGCCCTGCGGGCTTGGCCGCGGCAGTCTGCGGCTCTTCAGAAGGTCTCAAAGTTCTGATCGTAGAGCAAGCCACGCCTGGGGGACAGGCGGGAACTTCTTCAAGAATCGAGAACTATTTGGGGTTCCCGGGCGGGATTTCTGGAGACGAGCTCAGTGATCGAGCACTCTGTCAGGCGCGTCGCTTCGGCGCGGAGATTGTGATTACCAGAAGGGCCGAGCGAATCGACGTAACTGGTGAGGAAAAGACCGTCACACTGAATGAAGGCCTGAAGGTTCGTTCGCGTTCAGTTGTGCTGGCAACGGGCGTCGATTGGCGCTTACTCGAGGCAGATGGAATTGAAAAGATGATCGGCCACGGAGTCGTTTACGGAGCATCCAGGACCGAAGCAATGGCCGTGATCGGAAAGCACATATTCATTGTCGGTGGGGGGAATTCAGCGGGGCAAGCCGCAATTTATTTCTCGGGCTATGCAGCCGGCATTACGATGATCGTCCGCGGGAACGGTCTCGCTCAGAGCATGTCGCAATATCTCGTCGCAGAGATCGAGAAAAAGACGAATATCCGCGTGGAGGCGCATACGGAGGTTACGTCGGTAAATGGCGTCTTCAACCTTGAAGCTATCACTACAGCGGATCGCAAAACGGGAGATATCAAGACCCGGAAGATAGATGCTCTATTCGTCATGATTGGCGCAAAGACAGACACTGCATGGCTACCTGTTGAAATGCTCCGCGATGAGCACGGTTACGTTTGTACCGGAGGAGACGCCCATGGTAGCTGGCCACTTTTGCGCTCTCCGTATCCGCTAGAAACGACCGTGCCAGGAATCTTTTGTGCCGGTGATGTTCGCCACGGCTCAATCAAACGAGTCGCCTCAGGAGTTGGCGAAGGAAGCACAGCCATCACATTTGTTCATCAATATCTGGCTCTCTCGAATCAGCTTTCCAGCCTGGAACTCTTGTGCCATCAGGAGCGAAGAGAGCCTCGGGACGGTGTGGCTCGTCAAGCTGCGCTTTGA
- a CDS encoding alpha/beta fold hydrolase — MQVIKRDGIALAYEDLNPGAPPIIFVHGWSCDHAVFAQQAEFFSRSHRVVSVDLRGHGNSDAPDQDYTMASFADDLAWLCGELALVRPIVVGHSMGGNVALELAARHPEVPASIILIDSIISSSQPFRDSLQPVVEALAGPDYVTACRQAMASTLLPTDDEEKKRILITSLPKAPQHVLTSTLKNHLLDYDSTSVAAGCHVPVAYIGAAILMTDLIQLQRLTPQLVTAQTLGSGHFSPLFVPDQINTMIQTFQDVYSPKSENSGAGL, encoded by the coding sequence ATGCAAGTGATAAAGAGAGATGGAATTGCTTTAGCTTACGAGGACCTTAACCCAGGGGCGCCACCGATTATCTTTGTGCACGGATGGAGTTGCGATCATGCTGTTTTTGCGCAGCAGGCAGAGTTCTTCAGCCGATCTCACCGTGTCGTCTCGGTCGATCTTCGTGGCCATGGCAACAGCGACGCGCCGGATCAAGACTATACGATGGCTTCTTTCGCGGATGACCTTGCGTGGCTGTGTGGTGAACTTGCATTGGTGAGACCGATCGTTGTGGGCCACAGCATGGGTGGAAATGTAGCTCTCGAGTTGGCGGCCCGTCATCCAGAGGTTCCTGCTTCGATCATTTTGATTGATTCAATCATTTCTTCGTCCCAACCGTTTCGCGATTCACTGCAACCGGTCGTTGAAGCCCTGGCAGGGCCGGACTACGTTACCGCGTGCCGGCAGGCAATGGCGTCGACATTACTTCCCACAGATGATGAAGAAAAGAAAAGGATACTGATTACATCCTTGCCGAAGGCCCCGCAACACGTTCTGACATCCACTCTCAAGAACCATCTGTTGGACTATGATTCGACCTCTGTTGCCGCAGGCTGTCATGTGCCGGTTGCCTATATAGGCGCAGCAATCTTGATGACTGATCTGATTCAACTTCAGAGGCTCACACCACAGCTTGTTACCGCTCAGACTTTGGGATCAGGCCACTTCTCTCCTCTGTTTGTGCCCGATCAAATCAACACGATGATTCAGACTTTTCAGGACGTCTACTCCCCTAAATCGGAAAACAGTGGAGCGGGATTGTGA
- a CDS encoding SDR family NAD(P)-dependent oxidoreductase, whose amino-acid sequence MDLHLHGKRALVTGSSSGIGAEIARMLASEGAKVVVHGRDKTRARAVAQRIESAGGQAFVALGDLNSEAGAATVVETAQQAFGGVDILVNNVGGSASVAHLSWFDAPLEEWAENYQHNVLVAVRLVKALVPAMRERGWGRVIQISSRNAISPHVQFGGYGAAKAGLNNFTLSLSKALSGTGVTSNGIMPGLIDTPQLDSWFLQIAEKHAGTQDPKDGRQYVLKNIVHQTVDRLGEPKDIAAAVCYLASPLSDFMTGTTFRIDGGSTPTV is encoded by the coding sequence ATGGATTTACATCTTCACGGGAAACGGGCGCTTGTTACTGGGAGCAGTTCTGGAATTGGTGCCGAGATCGCAAGAATGCTTGCTTCGGAGGGAGCTAAAGTAGTCGTTCATGGGCGCGACAAAACACGAGCGAGGGCAGTGGCCCAAAGGATTGAGAGCGCTGGAGGTCAAGCATTCGTGGCGCTTGGGGATCTCAATTCGGAAGCCGGGGCTGCAACTGTTGTTGAGACAGCTCAACAAGCCTTCGGCGGTGTCGATATCCTGGTAAACAATGTTGGCGGCTCTGCCAGTGTTGCGCATCTTTCATGGTTCGATGCTCCACTCGAGGAATGGGCAGAAAATTATCAGCATAATGTGCTCGTCGCAGTCCGTCTCGTCAAAGCTCTTGTTCCCGCTATGCGCGAGCGCGGTTGGGGCAGAGTGATTCAGATTTCGTCGCGGAATGCTATCTCGCCGCATGTACAGTTTGGCGGGTATGGTGCAGCGAAAGCGGGGCTCAATAACTTCACTCTCAGCTTGTCGAAAGCTCTATCCGGAACGGGAGTGACATCCAATGGAATCATGCCAGGATTGATCGACACGCCTCAGCTAGATTCCTGGTTCCTTCAGATCGCTGAGAAGCATGCGGGGACGCAAGACCCAAAGGACGGACGGCAATATGTTCTGAAGAATATTGTCCATCAGACGGTTGATCGACTAGGTGAGCCTAAGGACATTGCGGCGGCAGTTTGTTATCTCGCAAGCCCGCTCAGTGACTTCATGACAGGAACGACGTTCAGAATTGACGGAGGCTCAACGCCGACTGTTTGA
- a CDS encoding inositol monophosphatase family protein → MNTTHAMPIAPSEALRKRFEIAREVILEAGALANGYFRRIGTLTVKSKGSHDLVSEADVNTEDLIRKSFATHFPEDAFFGEESGMTDLNHASGIWVVDPIDGTQPFLCGMPNWCVSIAFVLNGTLEFGLIYNPPCEELFVGGKSFPATVNGVPLRTNPGTDFSAGLVSIGFSPRSPHAFLFDSLTKLLAGKGMFFRNGSGALSLVYVGAGRLLGHVEPHMHSWDCLGAIAIIEAAGGKVNDYLTGDALRNGNRVVAGAPRVFDQLDTLLERGEG, encoded by the coding sequence TTGAATACCACCCATGCAATGCCCATTGCTCCAAGCGAGGCTCTACGGAAACGCTTTGAGATCGCACGCGAGGTGATACTGGAGGCCGGAGCTTTGGCAAACGGTTATTTTCGCAGGATCGGAACCCTTACGGTCAAGAGCAAAGGTTCGCATGACCTGGTCAGTGAAGCCGACGTGAATACAGAGGACTTGATCCGCAAGAGCTTCGCCACGCATTTTCCGGAAGACGCGTTCTTCGGCGAAGAAAGTGGCATGACGGACCTCAATCACGCGTCCGGTATCTGGGTCGTTGACCCCATAGACGGGACGCAACCGTTTCTTTGCGGAATGCCGAACTGGTGCGTCTCGATTGCGTTTGTATTGAACGGAACATTAGAGTTCGGTCTAATTTACAACCCTCCTTGCGAGGAGTTGTTCGTCGGAGGCAAGAGCTTCCCGGCTACAGTCAACGGTGTCCCTCTTCGGACCAATCCCGGGACCGACTTTTCGGCGGGCTTGGTGAGTATCGGCTTCTCACCTCGGTCTCCACACGCCTTCCTTTTTGACTCCTTGACAAAGCTCCTCGCGGGCAAAGGCATGTTCTTCCGCAACGGCTCAGGAGCCTTATCGCTCGTGTACGTCGGTGCTGGCCGTCTTTTGGGGCATGTCGAGCCCCACATGCACTCATGGGACTGCCTGGGTGCAATTGCGATCATCGAAGCGGCCGGGGGCAAGGTGAACGATTACCTCACTGGCGATGCCTTGCGTAATGGAAATCGGGTCGTTGCCGGCGCACCTAGAGTGTTCGACCAACTCGATACGCTTCTCGAGCG